One stretch of Prunus persica cultivar Lovell chromosome G1, Prunus_persica_NCBIv2, whole genome shotgun sequence DNA includes these proteins:
- the LOC18791903 gene encoding histone acetyltransferase of the MYST family 2 produces MGSIGTPPRAENGSANPNPATAACDGDRKPQSVDGYHASSNERTLESDVSKKRKSSILPLEVGTRVMCRWRDSKYHPVKVIERRRTHCGGPNDYEYYVHYTEFNRRLDEWVKLDQLDLDSVEAVVDEKVEDKVTSLKMTRHQKRKIDETHVEGHEELDAASLREHEEFTKVKNIATIELGRYEIETWYFSPFPPEYNDSLKLYFCEFCLNFMKRKEQLQRHMRKCDLKHPPGDEIYRSGTLSMFEVDGKKNKVYGQNLCYLAKLFLDHKTLYYDVDLFLFYILCECDDRGCHMVGYFSKEKHSEESYNLACILTLPPYQRKGYGKFLIAFSYELSKKEGKVGTPERPLSDLGLLSYRGYWTRVLLDILKKHKGNISIKELSDMTAIKAEDILTTLQSLELIQYRKGQHVICADPKVLDRHLKAAGRGGLDVDVSKLIWTPYKDQG; encoded by the exons ATGGGTTCGATAGGAACACCGCCGAGAGCAGAGAACGGCTCTGCTAACCCCAACCCCGCCACTGCCGCATGCGACGGTGATAGAAAGCCGCAGTCCGTCGATGGCTACCATGCTTCGTCCAACGAAAGGACGCTGGAGTCTGACGTATCGAAGAAGCGAAAGTCGTCGATCCTTCCTCTGGAGGTTGGCACGCGCGTCATGTGTCGTTGGAGGGACTCCAAGTACCACCCCGTCAAGGTCATCGAACGCCGCAGAACGCACTGCGGTGGGCCCAACGACTACGAGTACTACGTCCACTACACTGAGT TCAATAGAAGGCTTGATGAGTGGGTGAAACTTGACCAACTTGATCTTGATTCAGTAGAGGCTGTAGTTGATGAGAAAGTGGAGGATAAG GTTACAAGCTTGAAAATGACTCGCCATCAGAAGCGGAAGATTGATGAGACACATGTAGAG GGCCATGAGGAACTTGATGCTGCCAGCTTGCGTGAACAtgaagaatttacaaaagtgaaaaatatagCGACAATAGAACTTGGAAGATACGAAATTGAGACATGGTACTTCTCCCCATTTCCACCAGAATATAATGACTCTTTGAAGCTGTACTTTTGTGAGTTTTGCCTCAATTTCATGAAACGCAAAGAACAACTTCAAAGGCATATG AGGAAATGTGATCTCAAGCATCCCCCTGGTGATGAGATATACCGAAGTGGTACACTTTCTATGTTTGAG GTTGATGGCAAAAAGAACAAGGTTTATGGGCAGAATCTTTGTTATTTGGCGAAATTGTTTCTTGATCACAAGACcctgtattatgatgttgacctcTTTCTGTTTTACATTTTATGTGAATGCGATGATCGAGGATGCCACATGGTTGGATATTTTTCCAAG GAAAAGCATTCGGAGGAATCCTATAATTTGGCATGTATCCTCACCCTTCCTCCATATCAAAGAAAAGGCTATGGCAAATTTTTGATTGCCTTCT CTTATGAACTTTCAAAGAAAGAAGGTAAAGTTGGAACGCCTGAAAGACCCCTCTCTGACCTAGGATTGCTAAGCTACAGAGGATACTGGACTCGGGTGCTTCTAGACATCTTGAAAAAGCACAAGGGAAATATTTCAATCAAG GAGCTAAGTGACATGACAGCCATCAAGGCAGAGGATATATTGACCACCCTACAGAGTCTAGAATTAATTCAGTACAGGAAAGGGCAGCATGTAATTTGTGCAGACCCCAAGGTCCTGGATCGTCACCTAAAAGCAGCCGGTCGCGGGGGCCTGGATGTTGATGTTAGCAAATTGATCTGGACGCCATATAAAGATCAAGGGTGA
- the LOC18788661 gene encoding putative uncharacterized protein DDB_G0291812, giving the protein MGNEYNRFHHQHHHHHQHHNLQMHHRSTFLPMLCSRPSIKGVSLPNCSASFKEDPLSPRISCMGQVKRGNKVNGFPTSHRLTIINSKHNNSPNNHHHNNNNNFKYSKLKKLFSSKSLTPTTTTTITTTTKTNTRRRIQQVVVNASSGPRINGQDHHHLCVPDINIVDLDPPLPVIKRVHKKPEAQEEEVGSLWKRRSGGAALEGLQLKLTHHPRHQNQPTTV; this is encoded by the coding sequence ATGGGAAATGAATACAATCGCTTCCACCACCAGcaccaccatcatcatcaacatcaCAATCTGCAAATGCATCACAGAAGCACATTCTTACCCATGTTGTGTTCAAGGCCATCCATCAAAGGTGTAAGCCTCCCCAACTGCTCTGCTTCCTTCAAAGAAGACCCTTTGTCCCCAAGAATCAGCTGCATGGGCCAAGTCAAGAGAGGCAACAAAGTTAATGGCTTTCCAACGTCTCACAGGCTCACCATCATCAATTCCAAGCATAACAACAGCCccaacaaccaccaccacaacaacaacaacaatttcaaGTATTCAAAGCTCAAAAAACTCTTCTCTAGCAAAAGCCTCACTCCTACCACTACAACAACTatcaccacaaccaccaaaaCAAACACCAGACGTAGAATACAACAAGTGGTTGTGAATGCTTCAAGTGGGCCCAGGATCAATGGTcaagatcatcatcatctttgtGTTCCAGATATTAACATAGTGGATTTGGATCCTCCTCTGCCTGTGATCAAGAGGGTGCACAAGAAGCCTGAGGCCCAAGAGGAAGAGGTGGGCAGCCTTTGGAAGAGGAGATCCGGTGGGGCTGCATTGGAAGGTTTGCAGCTTAAACTAACCCACCATCCAAGACATCAAAATCAACCCACTACTGTCTGA